Proteins encoded in a region of the Cydia pomonella isolate Wapato2018A chromosome 3, ilCydPomo1, whole genome shotgun sequence genome:
- the LOC133516379 gene encoding vitellin-degrading protease-like — translation MFNWVLGCAFFGLVVSTPTPSIENVKIVGGDDIDISEAPFQVSMVYRGRHSCGGSIIAEDMILTAAHCVIGSFPKDYHIRVGSSSSKEGGLLVPVADLIYHPSFSFTKMDSDIALLRLSTPLEFSDTVKSIEMMGDGEEVDDGAITEVSGWGNTKEGGGSPSTLQKVLVPVVNEQACRSAYSPLYAITPRMLCAGVPAGGKDACQGDSGGPLVHDGKLAGVVSWGIGCARPTYPGVYAKVSALRTWVDDNIIFLRIKSWLRY, via the exons ATGTTTAATTGGGTGTTGGGTTGTGCTTTCTTCGGGTTGGTTG TATCAACGCCAACACCCAGCatcgaaaatgtaaaaatagttGGCGGCGATGACATCGACATCAGTGAGGCCCCGTTCCAAGTGTCGATGGTCTACCGAGGCCGCCATTCCTGCGGGGGCTCTATCATAGCAGAGGACATGATTTTGACGGCAGCGCATTGCGTTATTGG gaGTTTCCCAAAAGACTACCATATACGCGTAGGCTCATCGTCAAGCAAAGAGGGAGGTCTGCTGGTTCCAGTAGCAGATCTTATATACCATCCCAGCTTCTCTTTCACCAAGATGGACAGCGACATCGCACTGCTGAGACTCAGCACTCCGCTGGAGTTCAGTGATACTGTAAAGTCCATAGAGATGATGGGAGACGGAGAAGAGGTCGATGATGGAGCTATTACTGAAGTCAGTGGATGGGGAAATACAAAG gaAGGAGGTGGTTCGCCGTCCACCCTCCAGAAGGTGTTGGTGCCGGTAGTGAACGAGCAAGCCTGCCGCTCAGCGTACTCACCATTGTACGCAATCACGCCGAGGATGCTATGCGCTGGTGTACCCGCTGGTGGGAAGGATGCTTGCCAG GGTGACAGCGGTGGTCCTCTAGTCCACGACGGAAAGCTGGCTGGTGTGGTCTCCTGGGGCATCGGCTGCGCCCGGCCCACATACCCCGGAGTGTATGCCAAGGTGTCGGCTCTCAGGACCTGGGTGGATGACAACAtcattttcctgaggatcaagtCATGGCTGCGATATTAA